The window TCATTTCCTCCGACCCTGCTACGGTACACGCGCAGTTTTCCCTCGGGCGGATAGTGCTCAGAATCGCTTTTGATGGGAACGACAAAGACTGTGTTCGGCTCGTGCGCATGCACCGCGATTGGGAATCCGAAATCGCTCGGCAGATCGCCGCTGATTTCCTGCCATGAGGCTCCGGCATTGTCGCTTCGCAGCACGTCCCAATGTTTCTGCATAAACAGCACGTTGGGGCGCGATGGGTGCATCGCGATGCAATGCACGCAGTGACCGACTTCCGCATCAGGATCGGGCAGCTCAAACTGAGACTTCAAACCTTTGTTTACTGGATGCCAGGTCTGGCCTCCGTCATCGCTGCGGAAGGTGCCGGCGGCTGAGATGGCGACGAAGAGTCGATCGGGATGGTTCTTGTCCAGCACAATCGTATGCAGGCACATTCCCCCCGCGCCTGGCTGCCAGAGCTGACCTTTGGCACTTCGCAGGCCTGCCAACTCCTTCCAAGTCTTGCCTCCATCCGTGGACTTGAAGATGGCCGCGTCTTCCACACCGGCATAGACCGTATCCGGATCGGTCAGCGACGGTTCAAGGTGCCACACCCGCTTGAATTCCCAGGGCCGCTGAGAACCATCGTAGTGCTGGTGTGTCGTAAGTGGCTGTCCTGTTTCGGCGGAACTGTCGTAGAGGAACATATTGCTCTCGCCCTTCGGCATGCCGTCGGATCCCATGAGGTCTTCGGGCGTTGTGCCTGGTGGATTCCAGGTTTTTCCACCGTCGTCTGAGCGTTGAATGACTTGACCGAACCAGCTGCTGGTCTGCGACGCGTAGATTCGATCAGGATCAGCAGGAGAGCCCTTCAGATGATACAGCTCCCATCCGCCGAAATGCGGGCCGTTCACCGTCCAGTTTTTGCGTTTGCCGTCTGATGCGATGATGAACGCACCCTTTCTTGTTCCGACGAGTAGCCGAATGGTGCTCATGGGCGACTCCTTTCCGCTTTATCTCGCACACATATAGTGGTTTTAGTCTTCATACTCAGCACTGTCCGGTTCCAGGCAATCCAGAAATCTTGGTCACCGGTCGCACTTCGACCGTGCCGATGCGTGCCCCAGGCACTCGTTCGGCAATCTTGATGGCCTCTTCCTGATTCTCGGCGTCGATCAAGAAGTACCCGGCAAGCTGTTCTTTGGTTTCCATGAACGGGCCGTCAGTGATGATGGCGTTACCCTCTCGTATTTGAACAAGAGTCCCAGTATTTTCAGGCTGCAGCGGCGAGGCATGGATATATTGTCCCTTGTTTGCGAGTTGGTGGCAGAGTCGGATGGATTCCGCGAGCATATCTTTCCTGGTTCCTTCGGGCATGCCCTTGAACACGTCTTCGTTGTGATGAACGAGCAGCAAGTACTTCATGAGGTGCCTCCCGTGACATAAGATAGTCGTTGAAATAGGCGGAAATCGACACAAGGGAGTTGTGTGCTCAAACTTGTTGAAATTGTGTGACGTTTTCTCATGTGGCCGAAACCGCCCCGAGCTGGCAATGTCATTCGTGTCATGAGCTGCCCTCCCGACAGTGCATTCTGTCCTAGATTTTCATGTGATATCGATCCGCATAAGAATCTGTGAAGAAGGACCTACGATTACAACTTGTAGAAACAACGACTCACATGGCATAAGCTGTACCTACGTTCGCCGTGTCTTATGCGGATCGTCCTACCCATTGGTAGGCAACACGAGGAATGAGATGTCTCCAGAGACCATCAGGTACAACAAGCAGCAAGAGCCTCGTCACAAGGAAGTGTGTAA is drawn from Nitrospira sp. and contains these coding sequences:
- a CDS encoding exo-alpha-sialidase, whose amino-acid sequence is MSTIRLLVGTRKGAFIIASDGKRKNWTVNGPHFGGWELYHLKGSPADPDRIYASQTSSWFGQVIQRSDDGGKTWNPPGTTPEDLMGSDGMPKGESNMFLYDSSAETGQPLTTHQHYDGSQRPWEFKRVWHLEPSLTDPDTVYAGVEDAAIFKSTDGGKTWKELAGLRSAKGQLWQPGAGGMCLHTIVLDKNHPDRLFVAISAAGTFRSDDGGQTWHPVNKGLKSQFELPDPDAEVGHCVHCIAMHPSRPNVLFMQKHWDVLRSDNAGASWQEISGDLPSDFGFPIAVHAHEPNTVFVVPIKSDSEHYPPEGKLRVYRSRVGGNEWEPLTKGLPQHHCYVNILRDAMAVDQLDPCGIYFGTTGGQIYGSPDGGDRWEPIVRDLPAVLSVEVQTLSA
- a CDS encoding YciI family protein, coding for MKYLLLVHHNEDVFKGMPEGTRKDMLAESIRLCHQLANKGQYIHASPLQPENTGTLVQIREGNAIITDGPFMETKEQLAGYFLIDAENQEEAIKIAERVPGARIGTVEVRPVTKISGLPGTGQC